The segment GCCTGAGCTTTGCGTGGGTCTCGGAGGCTGTGCGGGAGTCGGCTTGTGGCCTATGCCCGTACTTCCAGCCTGTGCGGGGCGCGGCTGCTGTGTGGGGCGCGCCTGCTGGCCCGATCCTGTCTGCGTCGGACGCGGTATTCCTGAGCTTTGCGCAGGTCTGGGCGTCTGCACAGGTCTCGCCTGCTGACCTAAGCCCATACCCGCCTGCGTCGGACGGGGAGTCTGCTGCGTCGTGTGCGGCTGAGTCGGCTTCGGAATGCCCGAGCCCTGCGGATGCGGCGGCTTCGGCACTGCCTGCGTCGGACGCGGTATGCCTGAGCTTTGCGTAGGTCTCGGCGGCTGCGTAGGTCTTGGCGGCTGTGTTGGACGTGCCTGCTGTGTGGGACGCGCCTGCTGACCCAATCCCATGCCTCCCATCTGATTAGGGCGCGGCATGCCCTGATTGGGGCGCGGCATACCTTGCTGCGGTCTCTGATTATATCCGAACATGTCGCCCTGCGGGCGCATCGAATTCATGCCGAACATCTGCTGACCCTGCGCGCCGTTATTCATCATATTTCCCATAAGTCCGCTCATCATCATTGCGGCGGCAGCCGAGCCAAATCCCATTCCCGGCTGTTCTCCGACGCCCATGCCCAGCTGACCGCCGAATCCTCCGTCCATTTGGACGTTTCCTTCGCGCTTCGCCTGTTCATACGCCTTTTTACGCTCGAGCGTAAGATATTTGCCGTTGTCAAGGCCGTTAAGATATGTACTTAAAGAAACGCCGTATATAGATGCGGCTTCCGTTATATCCTCCTTGCTCATGCGAGCGCCTAAGCCCTCCGACTCGCTCTCCGAATCGCCGAGCAGACCTATAAGCATGGAGAGAATGCTTCCGCCCGTCTGCATCGAATCGGACGAGCTCTCGCCGCCGTATCTGCTCACAACGTCGGCGTGGCGGTCGTATATTATGTCGCGCGCCTCTATTATCGGGTCGGGTATCTCATTTGCGCTTCCTACGCGTATCTTTCCGTCGTCTTCCTTTAGCTGCATACCGCAGTAGTCGCATTTGAACGGATTTTCGCTGGCCCCGCCGCAATACGGGCAAAGCGTCGTCTGTCCCGCAGACTGCGCGCTTGTGGTCACTTCATAGCGGCTGTAATATTCATCTATATGATCCACATTATAAAGCACTTCGTTGAGCTTTTCCTTATAGGGGCTGCACTCACTGCACGCATCGGGACCCATTGGGCAGTCGGTGGGACAGAGGGGACAGGGCGGCGTGAAGTTCTTATTGACTTTTTCCGATGAACCTCCGAACAAATCATCAAACAGTGACATTTATTGTATCTCCTTTCATCATACGCGCGCGTATGCGGCTTTTTCTTTTATTATATCAACCGCAGGCGGCTATTTCAACACAAACAGTATCACTTTACGTCGTATTTTTGTTAAAAAAGGCTAAAAAAATAAAAAAAACAAGCTCGCAAAAACGAGCTCGTTTTTTTTATAAGAATTATCCTTACAGTATCTCGGCGAAAGCCTGAAGTCTGGTGCGCGCCTGGTCGTAATTCGTCGGCTGCTGGTCGATATCGAGCGAGAGCGACGGAATGCCGGCTTCGCGAAGCTGCTTGTTGTAAAGCGGGAAGTCGTACTCCTCGGGGTCGCAGAACTTCATAAGGCAAACGACAACGCCCGTAGCCTTCGTCTTATTGCAGAGGTCTAAAAGATGGTCGCCGCGCGAGAATTCTTCGTCGTGAGCGAGGGGGCATGCGAATCTGTTGTTCCACTGACGCGCGATGCGCTCCATAACAGTCTTGCCCTCGTCGGGGATAAGCGTGCGGTACTGGCGCATTTCCTGGCCGAGGTCGTCTGCAACTACTGCAAGGCCGTTGTCCTCAAATATCTTAAGGAAGCTTTCTGGCTCCGCAGTTATACCGGTGAGCACTACGCGCTTGCCGGTCCAGTTGTATACGGGGCTTGCCTCAAGGCCTGCTATGATATCCTTCATTATCTCGATATGCTCGCTCTTCTCAACGAACATGGCGCTCTTCATTACGTTATGGCGAACGGTTGGCGTAATAACGTCGAGGTGATCGGGTACGAGGTCGGCGAACTTCATCATAAGCTTTGCGTGCTCGTTGTAAATACTAACGCTGTTTTCAAGAGCCTCGTCGGTTATCTTCGTGCCGAGAATTTCCTCGATGCAGTTCTTTACGTGATTGTATTCGGTCTCAAGGAATTCCACCGAAGCCGCGAGCTTTCTGTTCTGCGGGAAGCTGAACGATATCATGGGAACCTTGACGCCGGACTTCCAGTTCTGCGATACGCAGCGGAAGGTGTCGCACATCGTGGGGATCATTGCCGCCGTCATGCCCTCGTAAGTGCCGCGAAGACCGAGCTCCATATTCGACTGCATGAGCGGACACGCGAACGCCGGAAGATAGAGCTTTGAGAGCTTCTGCTCCGTCTGAGCGCCCCACATGCCCATCGGCACCATGCCTGCCGCGTGAGCTATTACCTCGGGAACGTACATGGGGAAGCAGCCCATTACCTTTTTGCCTGCCGCCAAATATTTTTTGAACTGCGCCTTGGGGCTTCTTGCGATTATCTTTACTTCATTGAGTCTTTCTTCAAGATTAGCCATTGTTCTTACGCCTCCTTATTTTTCTTGGTTGCTTTAAATTCATCCATCAGTTCCGCAAAAGCCTCCATGCGGGTCTCGAACTGCGCCTCGGAATAATTTCTGAAGTCGGACTGGTCGCCGTCGAACGATACGAACGGAACGCCCGTTTTCGCCTGTATCTGGCGCTGTACCTCGGCCTGCTGCATATCCATGACCTTGCAGCTTCTGTTTAAGTGGTATATCATGCCGTCGCAGTTGAACTTTATAAGGTCGCGG is part of the Clostridia bacterium genome and harbors:
- a CDS encoding 2-hydroxyacyl-CoA dehydratase — its product is MANLEERLNEVKIIARSPKAQFKKYLAAGKKVMGCFPMYVPEVIAHAAGMVPMGMWGAQTEQKLSKLYLPAFACPLMQSNMELGLRGTYEGMTAAMIPTMCDTFRCVSQNWKSGVKVPMISFSFPQNRKLAASVEFLETEYNHVKNCIEEILGTKITDEALENSVSIYNEHAKLMMKFADLVPDHLDVITPTVRHNVMKSAMFVEKSEHIEIMKDIIAGLEASPVYNWTGKRVVLTGITAEPESFLKIFEDNGLAVVADDLGQEMRQYRTLIPDEGKTVMERIARQWNNRFACPLAHDEEFSRGDHLLDLCNKTKATGVVVCLMKFCDPEEYDFPLYNKQLREAGIPSLSLDIDQQPTNYDQARTRLQAFAEIL